In the Urocitellus parryii isolate mUroPar1 chromosome 1, mUroPar1.hap1, whole genome shotgun sequence genome, tgagcagtgcttaagtacactttttggggagggcgggggctttgcatacatcagagagcaaatcatcatgaggcgggaaaatcaaacaacaactctcaaacatgattagcacattcattggtgggaacaggtcgggcgggagtgataggtcagtcctaaggagggggatacattcaaactgattggtttgggccctgaggtGCCTATGTGCTgagctgcacagggtccaggttgttaagcaactaagtggtcaggggggatTTGACACATATCTAATAGGCAGTTCTGGGAATTGTCTTAACTgccacaggaatttcaggttctgagtgcagtttagaaactttacaatacctagtcctttacattttaacttcggcttttttttttttttttttagagagatagagagagagagaatatttaatatttatttttttagttatcggcagacacaacatttttgttggtatgtggtgctgaggatcgaacccgggccgcacgcatgccaggcgagcacgctaccgcttgagccatatccccagcccataacttCAGCTTCTTTTATCCTTTCACCATGAGCATTCCTCTCCAACCTTTCAGTGTTGGGGTCCTTGTTTCCCAACTTATTGAGGAGCTTGTTGAGGTCTGTAAAAAGCTTCTGCCAAATCCTTCACTGTGGATTTTCTTGAAGGTTCTCTTTCTTTtgcagtttccttttctcttgcctCTTCTTTAGTTATGCATTGTTATGTTGTAGTTTTAACAACTCCGCACTGGCCAGTTCCTCGGGGAAACACCTCTAGGAGTTCCCCATGTCGTGGGCATCCACACCCAGGTTAAAGTTGTTTGCCATCTCCACCACAGCCTTGTGGATCTTTGCAACATATTCATCCTTGACAAACTCTCTGATATCATCAACAAGCCTCTGGGGAGTCCTCTTCCAGATGCCATTCCTATGCTCCTCAGTGACATCACCCCAAGCCCAAGCGAGATTCTTGATGCAGTCATAGATGTTGCAATCCTTCCAGAATTGCATGAGTGAGTTCTCAGTATCTTCCTCAGTTGCAGTAATAGCCTGGGAAAAGGTCCTCTTCAGGTACCAGGTCTTAAAAGTGGCTATAACTACTTGATCCATTGTTTGGATCAAAGAGATGGtgtttgagttgggttttgtggTACATGCCCCgtggcaggaggactgcaagttcaaggccagtcttggcaacttagggagaccttgtcttaaataaaaagaaaaaagggttggggatgtagctcagtagtaaagcaccctggtTCCTGCATGCCTTCTGCATGCCACCTGACAGCAAGTCTCATTGATATACTTTATGTCCCTGGGGTTCTCACTACCCTTGATCACTAAGGGTTTCAGTCTGGAGCCTGCAACATTGCCCCCAAGCAAGACTTATCCTGTCACCAAAAGCCTTGGAATCTGGCATGAACCTGGTCTTCTTGTGGATCAAAGTCTATATCCAGAAGAGGGAGGTTCCATTCATTAGGTCTGTTCTGGAAGGCAACTTGCTTCTACACTCAGCTTATCTAGGGGTTTCCAAAGTTCTTCAGGCGCCTTCACACTCTCACCTTCGCATTGTGTAACCAGCAACGATTCTTGAATGGTTGAAACTGCCCAGAGCTAGAAGTCAATTCAATATCTGCAGTTGTGACCAGCCTTTTTTCAATAGCAACAGGGTTTTTGCGTTGAACCCCAACTCTCCTGGTGCTGAGAGGTGTTTCTCTGTGGGGTCTTTCATATGGGTCACTAGAAGTCTCTTTGTGTCTTTTCGAATTTTTGGCACTTCTCAAATTTTTGTTCATCTTGTCGCCTCCAATGAAGCAGATCCCTTCATAGCTTCTgccactttgttttttttcttcaggttTGTAGCTGTGTTGGAACAGGACATGGCTGGACAGCAATGACCATCAGTGATTTTCCACCTGCATAGTCCTtaatcacttttacttttttatttgttctttttagtcgtacatgacagtagaatgtattttgacaccttatacatacgtggagtataacttcccatttttgtggttgtacataatgtggagttacactggctgtttattcatatatgaacacaggcaagttatgtctgattcattctagtgtttcctattcccatccttcctcccttccctttattcccctttgtctaatccagtgaatttctattcttctctccccaccctgcttattgtgagtcagtatccgcatatcagagaggacattcagcctttgttttttttttttttttttttttttggattggcttatttcacttagcatgatagtctccagttctaggcatttactggcaaatgtcataatttcattcttctttatggctgagtattattccattgtgtatatataccacgtttttgttttctttatccattcatctgtggaaggatacctaggttggctCTATAGCTTAActgttgtgaactgagctgctataaacattgatgtggctacatcactgttgtatgctgattttaagttctttgggcttaatcacttttaaatttgtttccatCTGGCCGCTTACTAGCAACACTATGAATTTTGTACACTTAGGGGTcataatgaacaaaaaaatacaagtttaaatcaaataaaatagggctgggattgtggctcagctgtagagcgcttgcttagcacgggcgggacctggatttgatcctcagcaccacataaaaataaaggcattgggttgtgtccatctacaccaaaaaataaataaataaataaataaataaataaataaataaataaatatttaaatcaagcaaaatagaaaaatgatacaATATAGAGATATTGGCAAATCCAAGATGAGCCTGCTCTGGTATAACATAGCACATGGTTTTTTcagtaaattttactttttctttctttctttctttctttctttctttctttcttctcttttttctttctctctctttccttctttctttctctctttctctctttttctttctctctctctctctctctctctcctcccccttccttccttccttccttccttccttcctttctttctttggattgaactcaggagactcaaccactgaggcacatctgtagccctagtttgtattttatttagagacagggtctcactgacttgcttagcctcttgcttctgctgaggctggctttgaattataccaatcctcctgcctcagcctccataactgctgggattacaggcatgggccaccatgcctggctttttttttttatatatataagtaGAAAGAATACACTGTAAAACAATGATAAGAAAGTATAGCAAAtatataaaccaataaaatagTCTTTTATTGTCATTACAGAGCATTACAAactgtattcagttgtatatgcTATGCTTTTAGATGACTGGTGAAACAGATTTGTGTACACCCGCACCACCAACAGATGTGTGGGGAATGCTTTGCACCATGAGGTTATAATAACTATGACATCACTAGGTGATAAGAATTTGTCAGCCCTATTAAAATCGTATGCGACCACAATTGCATACACCCTCTGCTGTTAACTAAACCTTTGCTATGCAGAGAATGACTGTATTCTTAAGTTAGGAAACGTGTTTGTGTCTATTATCTCTTCACAATTGAGGTGGATAGGACGGGCTCAATAGTCCTATCTAAAAGATATTGAATCTGATCCTCAGGAAGCTCTAGAACTTACCCTGAATAacacaactattttttaaatttttaaaaaattttatttattgttttagttgtagatggacgcaatgccttttttaaaatttatttttatgtggtgccaggtgctgcagtctggctgggcacaaaataaccgagccgccacgaggcacttgtaggttcaaacaggaactactttattgcccgaactccactGGCACTCCACACGCACTCCCGGGGAACTCTCACAGCTCTCCACCAGGCTCCTCCGGAACTCCGACGAATTCCACCCGAACCCCGCGAAAACTCAAagtaagcccccccccccaggcagcaggagccgccctattgcgggacagcaggggtccatatacaactgaatacacagcctgtttcaatccagcatcatccagtcacagcaattatacacagcttaacttaattatcatcatcttaatagctcactggcgtcacctctcaaccactccttcagGCAccatcccgacttggctgtggctctcaacagctagggatccaacccagtgcctcactcattcttgctaggcaagcgctctaccactgagccacaaccccagccccaacacaacTGTTGAATGCCTGAATTCTCTAATGTGCAAGACTCTTTCTTTGATCCCATGCTGTTTCTTGGGTACCATAAACAAACTCACTTCTTTTGATTTAACAGAACTTGGGTCTTCAGATGCCTTCTTTGAACTGGGGAGGGTCAGGCTGAATTCCAGTTCCAGAATTTACTGTGATCTCCAAGAGGAAATGTCTAGAAAGGTAAAGCTCACAGTGAAAAGGGTAGGCCTGAAAGTAGCTGTAATTAGAATAGGGCAGTACAATGCTTTAAAGCACagtctttaaattaaaaagcaaataaacaaaaaagtccTGGGATCTAGTTCTACTGCATTCTAGCCGAGTGACCAcgaaccatttatttattttttgtctgagTTTCTGTTGTCTCAGTTATAATACATGGGCCGTACAAAAAGTATTTATGTCCCCAGATTGTTGGAATTCACTGATACAATGAATTCCAACTCATTTAGCAGCAACTACCACATAGTCATGAAAATAAGTATAAGCATTGCTATTTCTGTTCACTAAATGGCTAGAGGCCTGGTCTATTAATAATAAGAGGTGGGAGTTAGTTCTGGCTGGGTGACCTTCCACTTTAGCATTGTTTTTATCTGTACTATAAATAggagagaggggaatgggaacCAGTCACCTTCTTCTGATTCCTTGCATTGTCATATGTAAAGACGCAGGTGTTCAACATTCCAAGATTCCATTGACTTCTTGAAGTTCTGTTTATTTCAAGTCTCTATGAGATTCAGATTCTGACTCTGAGATCCTCTTTCTTGGATTCCAAGATGCTAAGACTCACCCAAAATCCTGTTGAAAGATTCTATTTGCATAAGACATTCACTCTGCATGGAATCAAAGTTCTTCCAAGCCTGGGTGGGAGCAGCCTGCCTCACTAGCTTTTGAAGTGGGTTTCTTCTTAAATAGCAAGGATTAGAAAGGAATTCCATTCTAATCCATCCTCCAACATACTTTACACACTCCTtctcattgtttttctcttttaattctttcttttttaaattattatcttttgtgtatgtgagatgctggatttgaactcaggtgtgctctaccactgtactacatcccctgtcctttttactttttattttgagacagggtctcactgtgttgctgaggctggccttgaacttgtgatagtcctaatccttctgcctcagtctcctgaggtgCAGGGAAGATAGATATgccacatctttttcttttacatcATAACATAGATCCCAAtggataattatatttttatttatgactttAGTTAATGACTTTAGTCTTCTTCATATCTCCAGTCCTTGGTAAGATAtagacaataataaatatttaatggataAAAGCTAAATGATGGCCacgcatggtggcacatgcctataatcccagcaacttggaagactgatgcaggaggattgtaaattcaattCCAGCccagacaatttagtgagaccctgcctcaacataaaaaatataaaagggctaagagtgtagctcagtggtagagcatttctgggttcaattcttagtactgaaaaaaagaaaaccaaatgataAAATGACAGTTTATTCCCGAGACCTTCTATTCCAGACACTCCTCACCCGCTGACTTACCTACCCCAGGGTTGGCACCTGGAAAGATATGACCTTTCAATTTCATGAAGTTGCCTGGACCATTTATGTCCAGCTGCTGTGTTCCCCACTTGCCTGTTATTTGGCCCCTTTGGGAGCCCTTGGATTAGAAGAAAAGTCTGAGCTATGTCCAGCCGCTCATTAAtcttctcagcaaatatttgcccAGTGTCCTCaaggtgccaggcactgtgctaagacACTGGGGATGTTTGGGACAAAGCTTAAGCAAAGTAGACTTGATCCCAGCTTTCAGAGAGCTCTACTTCCTAGAAGGGCTGGGCAGACAGGCATTCAGGATGTGATCACCTAAGTTGTTGTACAATTTCAAACTTTAACAAACACAGCAAGACCAAGGGTCTAGGACAACAGCCCATGCTCTAGACCCAGACCTTGGGTTCGGGGGCATAATGGTGTGTTCTCCAGGGCCTTCAGCATGTCCTGCATCACTCTTATCAGGGATTCATGGATACTTTTCTTGTGAAATCTCTCCCCTGGGAAACCATCAGCTAGAACTTGGGTTCAAAGCCAAGCTCCCAGCACTTCTCTTGAGCCTGTAGAGCCTGTGTGGCCAGAAGCTCAACCTCTCAGGGTCCTTCCCCTCCTTGTGGGACTCAGCCACTGAAAAATGTGAAAGCCCTGGAAAGCCAGGGTGTTCAACACCTGTCTTGAACTCCTGGGGAACGTGAGGCCAAGAGGGGAGGCTGCACATGTTCACCCAGCGAGTGGCAAAGCAAGAACTGGAGCCCAAGCCCAACTCCCAATTATCTCCTGCTTTCTACCTTATTCCAAAAATGCCCGCTGATTTCATAGGGAGGGATCCCACTTCCACCAGGACGCTGGAGGTTTTCTTCTTGCTACAGGCCATAGTTAGGATGTAGCAAAACTGCAGGAGAGCAAGAGGCTCAAGGCTACATTTAAGGGAGTTGAGCTGTGGTGTTTACTTCAGTCATAAACATACAGGAGGGGAAGTTGGTCTAGAGGCATGTCTCCTTGAATAGcattctttcttttaacattttttttttccaagaaaactgTAGCCATTTGAACCTTGAAATGCCAGTTCATTCTCATTGCCACATTGTTTTCAACTCCAAAATATTAAAGCAACCTCATTTCCCTTTGATAAGGAGTGGACAGACTGTGGCACAGCTAAATCATAGAATATTATGGAGCACTTACAAAAGAAAAGAGGTATAGCTTCATGCAGAAGCAAAAACTCCCTGTTGAGTGGGAAGAAAAAAGcaagtttaagaaaaatatgtatggCATCAAAccatttacagaaaagaaaaagaacttataATACTGTACATATATACAGATACGTAtatataaatgcagaaaaagagcTGGATGCAGTGTTGCACACCTCTAACCCCTGCTACTTGGGAGcccaaagcaggaggatttcaagtttaagtTTAGCCAGGACAACTAagtgagagcttgtctcaaaattaaaaaaaatatatatattaaaaataaaaatgaaaagggctgggggtgtgactcagtggtaaagcacccttgggttcaatgtccagtacgTGGGGGTGGGGATAGTGCAGAAAAAATTCTGGAAGATATCTCAAGACAATGAGAAAAGAGGAGGGCCTCATGTGGGTAGGAGGTGGGTTGGTCCAGTGGAACTTAAGCTttatcagcttttctttttttttttttgagaatgaattttatttgtttaagtgaatttatgttttagaaatacCATCTTTTAGTGCAAGGTTCAACAAACTTTCTGTAAGGAGCCAGACAGTAAGTATTTTAGGCTCAAGGGGCCACAAGTTCTGTTGCAACTATTCTGTTGCTGGAGTGCACAAAGCAGACACAGACAACATATCAAGAATGACTGTGGCTCTGCtcccataaaactttatttatggacactgaaattttaaaattgaaacattattatttgttttcgGTACTAGAGATTgcacccaggagtgctctaccactaaaccacatcccctgccctttttatttcttattttgaggcaggatctcactaagttgctgaggcttgaactatgaatcctcctgtctcagcctcctgaggtgttggcaggtatgtgccactgtgcctgcatATAATTTTAACttgcaccaatttttttttcccaatcataTAGGTTATGTCAAAGCAGCTTGCTAGCCGGCCATATTTGGTCCATGGGCATCAGCCTACCCCAGCCTCAAAGCTGGTTCAAGCCCCACCTCCCACCTAGCCACACTCACATATTTTATCCCCAGGCTCCCAAATGACCTTCCTGTGACCCTCAATGGCCTCTCCAGCTCTCTCTCACATACCCCATCTGTCCTTGGGGACCCTCCTTTCCTGCTGCAGAACTGTTGTTTTTCTAAGCAGGGATTTGAATAGCTCCATTCGCCTTGGCAGGGGGAACTCAGAGAAAGGAATTTCATTTGGAGTCCTAAAGAAGCCAGGACTCAGGACTTTGATTTGCCCCCTCTCCTCCCATTCCAGGGGTCCCTGGTCACTCCCCTGCTCACACCCTGCTAGACCCAACAGTCTTTGTCTCTGGCAATCTCTGCTACTACACCTGCATCTCAGCACCAGGCTGCACCAGCACGGACCCCAGAGCCATGCTCCTGGCCTGTTGCCTACTCATCAGTGTCAGGTATGAACATCTCTTTCCATCTTGGCAaatctttttgcttcctggacaTCCTGAGATCCCTTGTATCTGATTTTCCCAGGAGTGCACTGTTGACATCATGGGAAGGGTGAGGAGCCCTGGAACCCACTTCTGAGTTCCAAGCTCAGCACCTTCACTCACTGTGAGGTGCTGCTAGCCAGGTCCCATTACCTCTCTGAGGTCAGTTTCTATCTATACTTGTCAAGGATGGGCTGGCTGCTTTTTGAAGCCTTTCTAAACCTAACAGGCCTCTTTGATCTGAAACTCAGATGTtctcattttaattcttgcaAAAATCTGTCCCTCATTCGGTGGATCAGAGAGTGTGGGATTCTGGAAACTGATAGAACAAATACTTGATCTTTTGCTCACTGGAAGATTTAACAAGACAAGTCTCTAAGActccatgtatttaaaaataaaatggggagattataatttcaaaattataggGTCACTCTGATtaaatgatatattcatatatgtttagTCTAGAGCTAGTGCATATGCTCTAAATAAGTGGTagcaatgttattttaattttaaaaacccatcaCACTAAATTATGTAATCCCTAGAGTCTGTGTGTCCCCTCTTAGGTTCTTTAAGCATCTACAATTTTGCTTATAAAGAACAATAGTTTTAAGGTTCCATCAGGGGCAAGGCCTGAGGATTTGTAGCCTAGAACTTGATAGTAGATTAGATTCCTAGAAGAGGTCAAGGCCTCAGAGAGATATCTCCTCCATCTCTCAGCTTCCAGCCATCCAAGGAAGAGGCGGGGGTTGTGTTTGGACTAGGATTTAGAGAGATGTTGTTAACCCAATTTCCTCCTGTAGATACTGTGTGGTCATTGGCAATATTTCTACCTTGTGCTCTCAGATGATCCTTAAGGGGCTTCACGTGGAAGGGAAGAGGCAGGTACCTGCGGGGCTTCGTCCCAGTTGAAGAGTAAAGAGCCGCTGGCACGCCGGTCAGAGTTTTTTAGAACTTCAGCTATCAAAATGGGCAGAATTTTCCTTGACCATATTGGTGGTACCCGTCTGTTTTCTTGTGCACACTGTGACACGATCCTGACTAACAGCTCAGAACTCATCTCCACTCGGTTCTCAGGTGCCACCGGTAGAGCATTTCTTTTTAACAAGGTAGTTAACCTACAGTACAGTGAAGTTCAAGATCCAGTCATGCTCACTGGCCGCCACATAGTTCAAGATGTgagctgcaggggctggggatgtggctcaagcggtagtgtgctcgcctggcctgcgtgtggcccgggttggatcctcagcaccacatacaaacaaagatgttgtgtctgccgaaaaactaaaaaataaatattaaaaaaaaaaaaagatgtgagcTGCAAAAACTGCAATAGCAAACTGGGATGGATCTATGAGTTTGCTACTGAAGACAGCCAGCCTTATAAGGAAGGCCATGTGATCCTGGAATGTGCTCTAGTTCGAGAGTGTGAGGGCTTTGAGGAGCACGTACCATCTGATAACTCttgaagaaaaagagataaatctGTCTTTTTCCAGGTCTCcttcactgaaaacaaaaatctgctTACATACACTGTCACCTTAGCATCAGAGTTGGATTCATGAACTGTGGAACAAGAGGTTGTGAGAATCTAAGATggaacctttcttttcttttcttttttaaattttgtattttccatcCAACAGCAGTGTGTAGAGAGAATATTATGCAGTTgctggtttttttgtgtgtgtttacattTTCAGGCAGAAGAGTCTCTGCTGCTAAATGGTGGgctatgagaggaaaaaaatctgggctaTTAAGAGTGAAAAAAGtgtgttttatgtaaattttgaATGGTGAATATGCCAAGAGCATGGTTTTTAAACTTATTTGGGCttcattttaaagtcttttcttaaaaaaacaaacaaacaacaacaacaacaaaaaaaaaaaacagttatttcaCTTGATTTGCTAGCTTCAGAGAAAAGATCCGAATCTGTGCCCAGCACTAAAGGCTCAGTGTTAGCATGGCTTGTGCTGGCCCGTGTGGTGTGCCATATTCTTGTTGGAGATGAACTGTAGCACCAGAGCCCATTCTTCCTTGTCAATCTTGACCCAAAGATGTCACTATTCCTAGTTACTTGTCACCACATAACTGGTAGTTTATGATTGGAACCTTTTTCTGAAATGGGACAGAATTCTTGGTTGTCTTTTTCCATGTAACTTAAGcatagtaatataaataaagtaatagttggaaagaaagaaaaaaaaaaaaaagaaatcctgtgaTGTACCTTGAAAGGCCCTTTCCTGAGGTCTGGCAGCTGGCTCAGCCCCAGGAGGTGGAGTCTCTGCTAATGAAGATGCATTTGCAGTCACCCTGTAATTGGGGCTTGTTGTGGGACCTGTCAGAACCAAGGCAGCACAGATCCAGCTCTGGGAGCCACCCAACACAAACCCTGGTCAGATTTCAACTCTAAACCCAAACAGGAAGATGTCCAGAATCCAGAGACTTCCTTCCTGCCCAGCTTCTTGAATTCAGCCTTCCCATTTGGGCAATCAGAAAGCCAGCCAGTGCTCCCaacccctcccttttccttccctctgatTGACTTGCTTTTATTTCATGAAAGGCCCCTATCCATGAAGTTTTGGCTATTAAAGacttggttttatattttgtttgtttgtttgtttttgttttgtttttggtaccagggattgaacacaggggcacttaagcactgtgccacatccccagccctttttatttcttattttgagacacagtctcgatgacttgcttagggcctctcttagttgctgaagctggccttgaacttgtgatcctcctgcctcaggctcccaagctgct is a window encoding:
- the LOC113190709 gene encoding protein yippee-like 5, whose protein sequence is MGRIFLDHIGGTRLFSCAHCDTILTNSSELISTRFSGATGRAFLFNKVVNLQYSEVQDPVMLTGRHIVQDVSCRDVSCKNCNSKLGWIYEFATEDSQPYKEGHVILECALVRECEGFEEHVPSDNS